A section of the Chryseobacterium scophthalmum genome encodes:
- a CDS encoding NAD(P)-dependent oxidoreductase: protein MNIFLFGATGGTGKEILIKILEQKHQVLALVRNPDALGITADNLKIIKGSIYNPETYQNELSQCDLVISALGTGTSRKPTEIYSKGGQQIISAMQKANVKRLMTLTAGAFDPTDPATQNWIIKYIVQPLFKNIYSDMQKWETVLENNKGIDWTIIRPSRLTNGKEKGKYRVQLNHCPKGGSKINRSDLSDFIVKQINSDKYIHQKVAIAY, encoded by the coding sequence ATGAACATCTTTCTATTTGGAGCAACAGGCGGAACAGGAAAAGAAATCTTAATAAAAATATTGGAGCAAAAACACCAAGTGCTCGCTTTAGTCCGAAACCCTGATGCGTTAGGCATCACAGCCGATAATCTGAAAATTATCAAAGGTAGTATTTACAATCCCGAAACGTATCAAAACGAGTTAAGCCAATGCGACCTTGTAATTTCTGCATTAGGTACAGGAACATCAAGAAAGCCGACAGAGATTTATTCAAAAGGCGGACAACAAATTATTTCGGCAATGCAGAAAGCAAATGTAAAAAGGCTTATGACTTTGACCGCAGGAGCGTTTGACCCTACCGACCCCGCAACGCAGAATTGGATTATAAAATACATCGTTCAACCATTGTTTAAAAATATCTATTCCGATATGCAGAAATGGGAAACCGTTTTAGAAAATAACAAGGGCATTGATTGGACTATCATTAGACCAAGCCGATTGACTAACGGAAAAGAAAAAGGAAAATATCGTGTACAACTCAACCATTGTCCAAAAGGTGGCAGTAAAATTAACCGTAGTGATTTATCGGACTTTATTGTTAAGCAAATAAATTCAGATAAATACATTCATCAAAAAGTAGCGATTGCTTATTAA
- a CDS encoding type IA DNA topoisomerase, with product MKTIIAEKPSVAREIAGLVGASDKKDGYLMGKGYFVTWAFGHLIGLGMPEDYGISGFDKAALPILPNPFLLTVRKVKKDKGYTTDTGALKQLKVIEQLFNRSSSVIVATDAGREGELIFRYIYEYLKCNKPFERLWISSLTEKAIKQGFDNLKDGAAFDGLYQAAQGRSRADWLVGINATQALSIAAGNGIYSLGRVQTPTLALICKRYLENKNFSVQQYWQIQLSHNKELIDFKSISKTKWEDQKLADDTLKAIQRNEIATVTSVETKSVTEQPPLLFDLTGLQKEANKKLNLSAEETLNIAQSLYEKQFITYPRTGSKYIPEDMWAEISNLVRALQDRETCKQAVSKMKWGRFNKRIVNDLRVTDHHGLLITDKIPSALNAKENSVYDMIAFRLLEALSQACIKEITDVSLQALHYDFTAKGCKVIEVGWRSIKGSFSDDDTEPVQDLPELKKGDELKIKEASVLEKKTKPPGLYTEAGLLSAMESAGKEIENEDERKALQNIGIGTPATRAAIIETLFTRNYIQREKKSLIPTEKGLQVYELVKDRKIADVAMTAEWELALQKIENNEADAGAFQKEMETYASTITNELLQTSIAQNNLPKLVCPKCKSQHLIIRDKIVKCPDEVCNWVQFRNVCGVQIGIADIENLVNKRKTTLIKGMKSKAGKKFDAYIVLKEDCTTSFEFVKNKSYKK from the coding sequence ATGAAAACAATAATCGCAGAAAAACCAAGCGTAGCAAGGGAAATAGCCGGACTTGTGGGAGCATCCGATAAAAAGGACGGCTACCTGATGGGTAAAGGCTATTTTGTTACGTGGGCATTCGGTCATTTAATAGGATTGGGAATGCCCGAAGATTACGGCATTTCGGGGTTTGACAAAGCAGCCTTACCGATACTGCCCAACCCATTTTTATTGACCGTCCGAAAGGTCAAAAAAGACAAAGGTTATACCACCGATACGGGTGCATTAAAGCAACTGAAAGTCATCGAACAGCTTTTTAACCGTAGCAGTAGTGTCATTGTAGCCACCGATGCAGGTCGTGAGGGTGAGCTCATTTTCAGGTATATTTATGAATACCTGAAATGTAACAAGCCCTTTGAACGCCTTTGGATAAGCTCGCTTACCGAAAAAGCCATCAAGCAAGGCTTTGACAATCTAAAAGACGGGGCAGCATTTGACGGATTGTATCAGGCGGCACAAGGCAGAAGCCGTGCCGATTGGCTTGTGGGCATCAATGCTACACAAGCATTGAGCATAGCCGCAGGAAATGGCATTTATTCGCTCGGAAGAGTACAAACGCCTACGCTGGCTTTGATATGCAAAAGGTATTTAGAAAACAAAAATTTCTCGGTGCAGCAATATTGGCAGATACAGTTATCGCACAACAAAGAACTGATAGATTTTAAAAGCATTTCCAAAACCAAATGGGAAGACCAAAAACTTGCCGATGATACGCTGAAAGCCATTCAGCGAAACGAAATAGCAACGGTTACATCCGTAGAAACCAAAAGTGTTACAGAGCAACCGCCTTTGCTGTTTGACCTTACCGGATTGCAAAAGGAAGCCAATAAAAAATTGAACCTTTCGGCTGAAGAAACGCTGAATATTGCCCAAAGCCTCTACGAAAAGCAGTTTATTACATACCCACGTACCGGGAGCAAGTACATTCCTGAAGATATGTGGGCAGAAATCTCCAACCTCGTAAGGGCTTTGCAGGACAGGGAAACCTGCAAGCAAGCCGTATCAAAAATGAAATGGGGACGTTTCAATAAACGTATTGTAAATGATTTGCGTGTAACCGACCACCACGGATTATTGATAACAGATAAAATCCCGTCCGCCTTGAACGCAAAGGAAAACTCTGTTTATGATATGATTGCCTTTCGATTGCTCGAAGCCCTTTCACAAGCCTGCATCAAAGAGATAACCGATGTAAGTTTACAGGCATTGCATTATGATTTTACGGCAAAGGGTTGTAAGGTTATAGAAGTAGGTTGGCGTTCTATCAAAGGCAGTTTCTCCGATGATGATACCGAACCTGTACAGGATTTGCCCGAACTGAAAAAAGGCGATGAACTCAAAATAAAAGAAGCCTCCGTTCTCGAAAAGAAAACCAAACCACCTGGGCTTTATACCGAAGCTGGACTTTTGTCGGCTATGGAAAGTGCCGGAAAGGAAATCGAAAATGAAGACGAACGGAAAGCCCTGCAAAATATCGGTATCGGTACTCCGGCTACAAGAGCCGCAATAATTGAAACCCTGTTTACCCGCAATTATATCCAACGGGAAAAGAAATCCCTAATCCCTACCGAAAAGGGATTGCAGGTGTACGAATTGGTCAAAGACCGTAAAATTGCGGATGTGGCAATGACCGCCGAATGGGAATTGGCTTTACAAAAAATCGAAAACAACGAAGCCGATGCAGGGGCATTTCAAAAAGAAATGGAAACGTATGCTTCCACTATTACCAATGAACTGTTGCAAACTTCCATTGCCCAAAACAACCTGCCTAAATTGGTTTGCCCGAAATGCAAAAGCCAGCATTTAATTATCCGTGATAAGATTGTCAAATGTCCTGATGAGGTTTGTAATTGGGTACAGTTCCGCAACGTGTGTGGCGTACAAATCGGCATAGCTGATATTGAAAACCTTGTCAATAAAAGGAAAACTACACTTATCAAAGGAATGAAAAGCAAGGCAGGAAAGAAATTCGATGCGTATATCGTATTGAAAGAGGATTGTACAACCTCTTTTGAGTTTGTTAAAAATAAAAGCTACAAAAAGTAA
- a CDS encoding DUF3817 domain-containing protein encodes MLKTFAITGYLEGISYLVLFFNMLIIKNIDMELYKNLLFPIGITHGFLFIAYFILAIMLKVELNWSFKKFLLIFIASLIPFGTFYSDRNWLHKKI; translated from the coding sequence ATGCTTAAAACTTTTGCTATTACAGGATATTTAGAGGGTATCTCTTATTTGGTTTTGTTTTTTAATATGCTCATAATCAAAAATATCGATATGGAACTTTACAAAAACTTGCTATTTCCGATAGGAATAACGCACGGCTTTTTGTTTATCGCATATTTTATTTTGGCGATTATGCTAAAAGTAGAGTTGAACTGGAGCTTCAAAAAATTTCTACTGATTTTCATAGCTTCTTTAATTCCTTTCGGAACATTTTATTCAGATAGAAATTGGTTACACAAGAAAATATAA
- a CDS encoding helix-turn-helix domain-containing protein: METLVQIYNVDDLFTKNIVTPTPLLKANFNFIVFPTNGNFEQQVGNEIKKISEDQALLVMQGEVTSLLRQSKSVKGYYITFDDKILQQFKDQSYFIKLFTVAPIIQLHSNDSKFLEQVCKLIIQELETPKPDEQIVLYLFQSLLLKLLKSSELKKGLSRQFDIAISFRELVYKHYSEHYSINDYAELLNISSNYLNRCIQNVWNKSAKQFTQEFIIIQAQKYLQDFSEPVSGIAYHLNFNDPSYFGRLFKKIIGVSPQEYRLKLMHDLSE; encoded by the coding sequence TTGGAAACGCTTGTACAGATTTATAATGTAGATGATTTATTTACTAAAAACATTGTTACACCAACCCCACTATTAAAAGCCAACTTTAATTTTATTGTATTTCCTACCAATGGAAATTTTGAACAACAGGTAGGAAACGAAATAAAAAAAATATCAGAAGACCAAGCGTTGTTAGTAATGCAAGGCGAAGTAACATCACTATTGCGACAATCTAAAAGTGTCAAAGGCTATTATATCACTTTTGATGATAAGATTTTGCAACAATTCAAAGACCAGAGTTACTTTATCAAACTGTTTACCGTTGCACCTATCATTCAGCTACACAGCAATGATAGCAAATTTTTAGAGCAGGTCTGTAAACTGATTATTCAGGAATTAGAAACGCCAAAACCTGATGAACAAATTGTGCTCTATCTTTTTCAATCGTTATTGCTGAAACTCTTAAAATCTTCGGAGCTGAAAAAAGGCTTGTCGAGGCAGTTTGATATTGCGATTTCTTTTAGGGAATTAGTGTATAAGCACTATTCAGAGCATTACAGTATAAACGATTATGCCGAACTTCTAAATATTTCATCTAACTATTTAAATCGTTGTATTCAAAATGTTTGGAACAAATCAGCCAAGCAGTTTACACAGGAGTTTATTATTATCCAAGCCCAAAAATATTTACAGGACTTTTCCGAACCTGTATCGGGCATTGCCTATCATCTGAACTTTAACGACCCTTCATATTTCGGCAGGTTGTTTAAAAAAATCATCGGTGTTTCGCCACAAGAATATCGCTTAAAGCTAATGCACGATTTGTCCGAGTAA
- a CDS encoding DUF1896 domain-containing protein: MDTQQKDLSYFRLRLQELLNTSFPEKANDQKFIEQRSSWAANAYEGAFHSGNAIEQCNEIANYILFEGLHFSKFDTVFQVVCNEFDTIMADEELRPFALKMFPVCEPVFSGYELTDDFAYGYEFDLLYTEITGTIAIWIEENGLQ; encoded by the coding sequence ATGGATACACAGCAAAAAGACCTATCGTATTTCAGGTTGCGACTGCAAGAATTATTAAACACCAGCTTCCCCGAAAAAGCAAACGACCAAAAGTTCATTGAACAACGTTCTTCGTGGGCTGCCAATGCCTACGAGGGTGCTTTTCATTCGGGAAACGCTATTGAGCAATGCAACGAAATAGCCAACTACATACTTTTTGAGGGCTTGCATTTCTCCAAATTCGATACCGTTTTTCAGGTGGTATGCAATGAGTTTGATACCATAATGGCAGATGAGGAACTGCGACCGTTCGCCCTTAAAATGTTTCCTGTTTGCGAGCCTGTTTTCTCCGGCTATGAACTGACCGATGATTTCGCATACGGTTATGAGTTTGATTTACTCTATACCGAAATAACCGGAACCATCGCAATATGGATAGAGGAAAATGGGCTTCAGTAA
- a CDS encoding ORF6N domain-containing protein, with protein sequence MENKPTISQMEIKNLIYTIRGKQVMLDSSLASLYQVETKNLNKAVKRNIDRFPASFCFQLTEEEVENLRFQIGTSSLSYGGRRYLPYVFTEQGVAMASAILRSDIAVKVSVEIMEAFVEMRRMLTSNASLFHRLDNIELKQLEANQKFEEIFKAMESDKLHSEKGIFYNGQVFDAYAFVSDIIRSAKSSIILLDNYVDDTVLILLSKRNNNVTATIYTKNISNQLRLDVQRYNSQYPPIEIEIFSDAHDRFLIIDDTELYHIGASLKDLGKKWFAFSRMDIEVGRMLQILNNP encoded by the coding sequence ATGGAAAATAAGCCTACCATTAGCCAGATGGAAATCAAGAACCTGATATATACCATACGTGGAAAGCAAGTGATGCTGGATAGCTCCCTCGCTTCTTTATACCAGGTGGAAACAAAGAACCTTAACAAAGCCGTAAAAAGGAATATAGACAGGTTTCCTGCTTCTTTCTGCTTTCAACTGACCGAAGAGGAAGTTGAAAACTTGAGGTTCCAAATTGGAACCTCAAGTTTGAGCTACGGCGGAAGACGTTATCTGCCCTATGTTTTTACCGAACAAGGGGTTGCAATGGCTTCTGCCATACTCCGTTCAGATATAGCGGTTAAAGTCAGTGTTGAAATTATGGAAGCCTTTGTAGAAATGCGTAGAATGCTTACCAGTAATGCCTCTTTGTTTCATCGTTTAGATAACATTGAATTGAAACAATTAGAAGCTAACCAAAAATTTGAAGAGATTTTTAAGGCTATGGAAAGCGATAAGCTCCACAGTGAAAAAGGTATTTTCTACAACGGGCAGGTTTTTGATGCCTATGCCTTTGTTTCCGATATTATCCGAAGTGCCAAAAGCTCCATTATCTTGTTGGATAATTATGTGGATGACACGGTATTGATCTTATTGAGTAAACGGAATAATAATGTAACCGCAACAATCTATACCAAAAACATCAGTAATCAGCTACGGCTGGATGTGCAACGGTACAATAGCCAATATCCTCCCATTGAGATAGAGATTTTTTCCGATGCCCACGACCGCTTTTTAATTATTGACGATACGGAACTCTACCATATCGGGGCATCGCTTAAAGACCTGGGCAAAAAATGGTTTGCCTTTTCACGAATGGATATTGAAGTCGGCAGGATGCTTCAAATTTTAAATAATCCATAA